In Aureibaculum algae, the following are encoded in one genomic region:
- the nrfA gene encoding ammonia-forming cytochrome c nitrite reductase, protein MKNKVLFVVTIIVVFLLGLLASSVINRKNEAKYQFAPQVNIGENEPRNEEWGKNYPKEYQSFLQTADTSFATYQGGSAKRDMLEEDPRFVVLWAGYGFSKDYNQGRGHFYAVEDIQNTLRTGGPESKEDGPMPATCWTCKGPDVPRLMNEKGVAEFYKGTWAENVSEVVNPIGCADCHDPENMKLRITRPALVEAFDAMGKDINKATHQEMRSLVCAQCHVEYYFDKKKPGKEGVPYLTFPWKNGMSVDDMEKYYDDMEFSDWTHKISRAPMLKAQHPGYETFLTGVHADRGVSCADCHMPYKSEGGQKFTDHHLQSPLNNVANSCQVCHREDADKLISNVYDRQKKAAETRVKLEDILVKSHIEAGKAWELGATEEQMKDILMDIRHAQWRWDFSAASHGASFHSPVEIARVLGSGLAEAQEARVKLARLLATLGFNKPVPMPDISTKEKAQEYIGLDMEKLNQQKESFKKNQLPKWLEEARIRESKIGSEKVSMND, encoded by the coding sequence ATGAAAAATAAAGTTCTATTCGTCGTTACAATTATTGTAGTTTTTTTATTAGGCTTATTGGCATCTAGTGTCATTAATAGAAAAAACGAAGCGAAATACCAATTTGCACCTCAAGTAAATATTGGTGAGAATGAACCACGAAATGAAGAATGGGGAAAAAACTATCCAAAAGAATATCAATCTTTTCTTCAAACAGCAGATACTTCTTTCGCTACTTATCAGGGTGGTTCTGCCAAACGAGACATGTTAGAAGAAGACCCTAGGTTTGTCGTTTTATGGGCAGGTTATGGTTTTTCTAAGGACTACAATCAAGGAAGAGGTCATTTTTATGCTGTTGAAGATATTCAAAACACCTTGAGAACTGGTGGGCCAGAAAGTAAAGAAGATGGACCTATGCCAGCTACATGTTGGACTTGTAAAGGTCCAGATGTACCCCGTTTAATGAATGAAAAAGGTGTGGCAGAATTTTACAAAGGCACTTGGGCAGAGAATGTTTCTGAAGTTGTAAACCCTATAGGGTGTGCTGATTGTCACGATCCTGAGAATATGAAATTGAGAATTACAAGACCTGCGTTGGTTGAGGCATTTGATGCTATGGGTAAAGATATCAATAAGGCAACGCACCAAGAAATGAGATCATTAGTTTGTGCTCAATGTCATGTTGAGTATTATTTTGATAAAAAGAAACCAGGTAAGGAAGGTGTGCCTTACTTGACTTTTCCTTGGAAAAACGGAATGTCTGTAGATGATATGGAGAAGTACTATGACGATATGGAGTTCTCTGATTGGACACATAAAATTAGTAGAGCACCAATGTTAAAAGCTCAACATCCAGGTTATGAAACTTTTTTAACAGGGGTACATGCTGATCGTGGTGTTTCTTGTGCAGATTGTCATATGCCATACAAAAGTGAAGGTGGTCAAAAATTTACAGATCACCACTTGCAATCTCCACTAAATAATGTTGCTAATTCTTGTCAAGTATGTCATCGTGAAGATGCTGATAAATTAATATCAAATGTATATGATAGACAGAAAAAAGCAGCAGAGACAAGAGTGAAATTGGAAGATATTTTAGTTAAATCACATATAGAGGCAGGAAAAGCGTGGGAATTAGGTGCAACCGAAGAGCAAATGAAAGACATTCTTATGGATATTCGTCATGCACAATGGCGTTGGGATTTTTCTGCAGCCTCTCATGGAGCTTCTTTCCACTCACCGGTGGAAATTGCAAGAGTACTCGGAAGTGGTTTGGCAGAAGCACAAGAAGCAAGAGTTAAGTTAGCACGTTTATTAGCAACTTTAGGTTTTAATAAGCCTGTGCCAATGCCTGATATTTCTACAAAAGAAAAGGCACAAGAGTATATTGGTCTAGACATGGAAAAACTTAATCAACAAAAAGAATCATTTAAGAAAAATCAACTTCCTAAATGGCTGGAAGAAGCGAGAATTCGAGAATCAAAAATAGGTTCTGAAAAAGTGAGTATGAATGATTAA
- the ccsA gene encoding cytochrome c biogenesis protein has protein sequence MKILYRIFSSSVLALLLLLIFAFAMAKATFVENDYGTDAAWIQIYDALWFELVMVGLALCFFANTFKYKLWRKEKWPVLLFHLSFILIVIGAGITRYTSSGGIMRIREGAKSNIIISDQNYLQVHLSNGKQTRHIQKKLEFSPLSNNDFSLVSDIEDIPVSISHKQFVADAVPEIVEDPENGVPMLQMVVTSGNGRETVFLEKGEIEEIGSHNHKIGFEAEGDDIINMVEKDGEFKMFTPHPIDFFIMADQKAGIIKSDTLQPMTLRTLYRSGDFSFVPLSYFKSGKLDLISGAENLKDNDPTKDDAIVLNVKVKDKTEEIMLLYRKGFLPTTHEVNVNGINVSLSYGAMPIETPFSVQLNDFQMERYPGSESPSAYASEVTVLDGETKIPFRIFMNNVLDYGGYRFYQASYDTDEQGTVLAVNHDVPGTAVTYLGYLLMMLGMFFTLFGRQSRFTLINKKLKKLKTRTVVTLLFLLSGLGTSVNAQMQKDTISVVDLVAHQEINKQHSELFGRIMVQDLDGRIKPVNTLASEFLRKIYGKTKFTYRTNEREISLDANQAFLTMHVSPGAWQQIPIIKIDRKKGGNFFSPLKITDDGYISFDNLINPDGDYVFSKKVEEANAKKPAEHNEFDKEILKVDERFNILFNIFSGNYLRIFPNSLDKNDTWFSYNHHFNDFPAEDGRFVKTIIPSYFNDLASGKWADATEKLSYINTYQTTLGKDIIPSSQKVEAELWYNQMNLNFWLFIVFFILGFLLLILALTKIFVQNKFIEILWNGFVIMSLISFLVFTGNIILRWYIAEHPPWSNGYEMMVFVSWVLMLCGLLTFRKSDFALPLATLFSGSLLFVSYLDWLNPEITNLMPVLKSSFWLKVHVATIVSSYAPLALSAILGFMVLVLMIIRTDKTKKAIDLRIKELSYINETSMTIGLFVLSVGTFLGGVWANESWGRYWAWDPKETWALISIIVYAIVLHLRFIPALNNRYTLNMTSVFAFSSIIMTSYGVNYYLSGLHSYAAGDPLPIPKFIYVLVVVVVLVSIFAFIRDRKFKKRKVD, from the coding sequence ATGAAAATTTTATATCGTATTTTTTCTTCGTCAGTATTGGCATTGCTCTTATTATTGATTTTTGCTTTTGCCATGGCTAAGGCTACTTTCGTAGAGAATGATTATGGTACCGATGCTGCATGGATACAAATATATGATGCCCTTTGGTTTGAATTGGTTATGGTAGGTTTGGCATTATGTTTTTTTGCGAATACTTTTAAGTATAAACTTTGGCGAAAAGAAAAATGGCCAGTGTTGCTTTTCCATCTTTCTTTTATTCTTATTGTTATCGGAGCAGGTATTACGCGTTATACTTCTTCAGGTGGTATTATGCGAATTAGAGAAGGAGCAAAGTCTAATATCATTATTTCCGATCAAAATTATTTGCAAGTACACCTATCAAATGGAAAACAAACTCGTCATATTCAAAAGAAACTTGAATTTTCTCCACTAAGCAATAATGATTTTTCTTTAGTATCAGATATCGAAGATATACCGGTAAGTATTTCACACAAACAATTTGTTGCAGATGCGGTACCTGAAATTGTTGAAGATCCTGAAAATGGTGTACCTATGCTCCAAATGGTGGTAACTTCAGGAAATGGTAGGGAAACTGTTTTTTTGGAAAAAGGAGAAATAGAAGAAATAGGTTCTCATAATCATAAAATAGGTTTTGAGGCTGAAGGTGATGATATTATCAATATGGTTGAAAAAGATGGTGAATTCAAGATGTTTACTCCGCATCCTATTGATTTTTTTATAATGGCTGATCAAAAAGCAGGTATAATAAAAAGTGATACACTTCAGCCAATGACTTTGCGGACTTTATATCGTTCTGGTGATTTCTCATTTGTTCCACTTTCTTATTTTAAATCCGGTAAATTAGATTTAATAAGTGGTGCAGAGAATTTAAAAGACAATGACCCTACGAAAGATGATGCTATAGTATTAAACGTAAAAGTGAAAGATAAAACGGAGGAGATAATGCTACTTTATCGTAAAGGTTTTTTACCTACTACACATGAGGTTAATGTCAATGGAATTAACGTTAGTTTATCTTATGGTGCTATGCCTATTGAAACACCATTCTCCGTGCAATTAAATGATTTTCAAATGGAAAGGTATCCTGGTTCTGAGAGTCCCTCTGCCTATGCCAGTGAAGTAACCGTTTTAGATGGTGAAACCAAAATTCCTTTTCGAATTTTTATGAATAATGTATTAGATTATGGTGGATACCGTTTTTACCAAGCCAGTTATGATACTGATGAACAAGGAACAGTGCTTGCAGTAAACCATGATGTACCAGGAACTGCTGTAACTTATTTAGGTTATTTATTAATGATGCTTGGCATGTTTTTTACGCTTTTTGGTAGACAATCGCGTTTTACATTGATTAATAAAAAATTAAAAAAGCTAAAAACCAGAACGGTAGTTACACTTTTGTTTTTGCTTAGTGGGTTAGGTACATCGGTTAATGCTCAAATGCAGAAAGATACCATATCGGTTGTTGATTTAGTGGCTCATCAAGAAATAAACAAACAACATTCTGAACTATTTGGCCGTATAATGGTACAAGATTTAGATGGAAGAATAAAACCTGTAAATACGCTAGCTTCTGAGTTTTTACGTAAAATATATGGTAAGACTAAATTTACGTATAGAACAAATGAAAGGGAGATTAGTTTAGATGCTAATCAGGCATTCTTAACAATGCATGTATCACCTGGAGCATGGCAACAAATTCCAATTATAAAAATTGATCGAAAAAAGGGAGGCAATTTCTTTTCGCCACTAAAAATAACTGATGATGGTTATATATCTTTCGATAATCTAATTAATCCTGATGGGGATTATGTGTTTTCCAAAAAAGTTGAAGAAGCTAACGCCAAAAAACCTGCAGAGCATAATGAGTTTGATAAAGAGATTTTAAAAGTTGATGAGCGTTTTAATATTTTATTCAATATCTTTTCAGGAAACTATTTAAGAATTTTTCCAAATAGTTTGGACAAAAATGACACCTGGTTTAGTTACAATCATCACTTTAATGATTTTCCAGCCGAAGATGGACGCTTTGTAAAAACCATTATCCCCTCATATTTTAACGATCTAGCATCTGGAAAATGGGCAGATGCCACAGAAAAATTATCATATATAAATACCTACCAAACTACCTTAGGAAAAGATATCATACCGAGTTCTCAAAAAGTAGAAGCAGAGCTTTGGTATAATCAGATGAACTTGAATTTTTGGTTGTTTATAGTATTTTTTATACTAGGATTTTTACTTCTTATTTTAGCATTAACTAAAATTTTTGTTCAAAATAAATTCATTGAAATATTATGGAACGGATTTGTAATAATGTCTTTAATTAGTTTTCTCGTATTTACAGGGAATATTATTCTAAGATGGTATATAGCCGAGCATCCGCCTTGGAGTAACGGTTACGAAATGATGGTTTTTGTTTCATGGGTATTAATGCTCTGTGGTTTGTTAACCTTTAGAAAATCAGATTTTGCATTACCATTGGCAACCTTGTTTTCTGGCTCCTTATTATTTGTGAGCTATTTGGATTGGTTAAACCCTGAAATTACAAATCTAATGCCAGTGCTTAAATCCTCTTTTTGGCTTAAAGTACACGTAGCTACTATTGTAAGTAGTTATGCCCCATTAGCATTATCTGCTATTTTGGGCTTTATGGTATTAGTGTTAATGATTATTAGAACTGATAAAACTAAAAAGGCAATTGACTTACGTATTAAAGAGTTGAGTTATATTAACGAAACTTCAATGACTATTGGCTTATTTGTTTTGTCTGTCGGTACATTTTTGGGTGGAGTTTGGGCTAATGAATCATGGGGGCGTTATTGGGCTTGGGATCCTAAGGAGACTTGGGCACTAATATCTATTATAGTTTATGCCATCGTGTTGCACTTACGTTTTATACCTGCCTTAAATAATCGCTATACCTTAAATATGACAAGTGTATTTGCTTTTAGTTCTATAATTATGACATCTTATGGTGTTAATTATTATTTATCCGGTCTTCATAGTTACGCAGCTGGTGATCCATTGCCTATACCAAAATTTATTTATGTGCTTGTTGTCGTTGTGGTTTTGGTTAGTATTTTCGCTTTTATAAGAGATAGGAAGTTTAAAAAGAGGAAAGTTGATTAA
- a CDS encoding aspartate/glutamate racemase family protein — protein MKHLVILGLGARSTLFYQKKLHELYFKKEGAYATFPFTLKQLDFNTINPYLPNNTSVLSPILQEELKVYNYSEVRLLVPNITIHEILDTIEFNLQIIHPYKLLVKELSNIKLNNLVFFGTKFTNNNSYLSSYISDKSIVKLKNKEVIFLDDLRKKVYANAETSQDVIIYNEMIARYSINNIVIIACTELSIINTSEHVHVIDLSMLQCKESLKIITRNKSSE, from the coding sequence ATGAAACATTTAGTTATTTTGGGTTTAGGTGCTAGAAGCACCTTATTTTATCAAAAAAAATTACATGAGCTATATTTTAAGAAAGAAGGAGCTTATGCAACATTCCCTTTTACATTAAAGCAATTAGATTTTAATACTATTAATCCCTATCTGCCAAACAATACATCTGTTTTATCACCAATTCTTCAAGAGGAACTTAAAGTGTATAATTATTCAGAAGTCAGATTATTAGTTCCAAATATTACCATACATGAAATACTTGACACTATAGAATTCAACTTGCAAATAATACATCCTTATAAATTATTGGTTAAGGAGTTGTCCAATATAAAATTGAATAATTTGGTGTTTTTTGGAACAAAATTTACAAATAATAATTCTTATTTATCGTCTTATATTTCTGACAAATCAATAGTGAAATTAAAGAATAAGGAGGTGATTTTTTTGGATGATTTAAGGAAAAAGGTATATGCTAATGCAGAAACTTCACAAGATGTTATCATATACAATGAAATGATTGCGAGGTATTCTATAAATAATATTGTAATTATTGCATGTACAGAATTGTCCATAATTAATACAAGTGAGCATGTACATGTTATTGATTTGTCAATGCTTCAATGTAAAGAAAGTTTAAAAATTATAACTAGAAATAAGTCAAGTGAATAG
- the nrfH gene encoding cytochrome c nitrite reductase small subunit codes for MLKIINKILPKKDTGWRSFAVFAIAALLGLGFFLMKEAEVVSYLSDNPQACVNCHNMTPMYNSWNHSSHREWASCNDCHVPQDNIFNSYYFKAKDGLYHASVFTARAEPDVIFMQPASQEVVQNNCVRCHVQQVTQTKYDGFIEGHRDNRTERQCWSCHKEVPHGTVHGMSSVRYNIAPLPTDQEKMVIPEWLEKEMESK; via the coding sequence ATGCTAAAAATTATAAATAAAATATTACCAAAAAAAGACACGGGCTGGCGTTCATTCGCTGTTTTTGCAATAGCGGCTCTTTTGGGGCTTGGTTTCTTTTTAATGAAAGAAGCAGAAGTCGTATCTTATTTATCAGATAATCCTCAAGCTTGTGTAAATTGTCATAATATGACTCCAATGTATAATAGCTGGAATCATAGTTCGCATAGAGAATGGGCTTCTTGTAATGATTGTCACGTACCTCAAGACAATATCTTTAACTCTTATTACTTTAAAGCGAAAGACGGTCTTTATCATGCCTCGGTTTTTACAGCTCGGGCTGAACCAGATGTGATTTTTATGCAGCCTGCTTCGCAAGAGGTTGTTCAAAATAATTGTGTACGATGCCATGTTCAACAAGTTACACAAACTAAATATGATGGTTTTATAGAAGGTCATCGAGATAATCGTACAGAACGTCAATGCTGGAGCTGTCATAAGGAAGTACCTCATGGTACTGTTCATGGTATGTCATCGGTTAGATATAATATTGCTCCATTGCCTACAGACCAAGAGAAAATGGTGATACCGGAGTGGTTAGAGAAAGAAATGGAATCAAAATAA
- a CDS encoding energy transducer TonB: MKKKLLIILCTLTFSPIFSQKTIKVTSSRDQKIETYYVLDTNRKMKHGKYLLTWDAKLYKSIIEEGTYDNDNKEGVWKAYYPFEGKYDKNDTRVHYLTTYKDNKKNGLFVEFGYGKDTVEVGEFLANKRSGIWRKYKNGKLVGKYNFDTNDNLADKIDIKKQGSYKLPTLIKDNLNLYLINNFHPINHKKVKRLFGIVDVTMTIEKNGSVENVIVKGAEYPELEKEFISVLKSTYGLWNPALKNAEQVTVDIAIPIKFLIEWKKKGHRVGVQCGTLEIIEY, from the coding sequence ATGAAAAAAAAACTACTTATTATCCTTTGTACTTTAACTTTTAGTCCTATTTTTTCTCAAAAAACAATTAAAGTAACAAGCTCGAGAGATCAAAAAATTGAAACCTATTACGTGCTTGATACCAATCGCAAAATGAAGCACGGAAAATACCTATTGACCTGGGATGCAAAATTATACAAATCTATTATTGAAGAGGGAACCTATGATAATGACAATAAAGAGGGGGTTTGGAAAGCCTATTACCCTTTTGAAGGTAAATATGATAAAAACGATACGAGAGTCCATTATCTTACTACTTATAAAGACAACAAAAAGAATGGGCTTTTTGTCGAATTTGGCTATGGAAAAGACACGGTAGAGGTTGGTGAATTTTTAGCAAATAAAAGATCTGGCATATGGAGAAAATATAAAAATGGAAAATTAGTAGGCAAATATAACTTCGATACAAATGATAATTTGGCAGATAAAATTGACATTAAAAAACAAGGTTCTTATAAACTTCCTACATTAATAAAAGACAACCTAAATTTATATCTTATCAATAATTTTCATCCCATAAATCATAAAAAAGTAAAAAGGTTATTTGGCATTGTAGATGTTACTATGACTATAGAAAAAAACGGAAGTGTTGAAAATGTGATTGTAAAAGGTGCAGAATATCCTGAATTGGAAAAAGAATTTATTTCAGTTTTAAAATCTACATATGGATTATGGAATCCAGCATTAAAAAATGCAGAACAAGTAACGGTTGATATTGCTATACCCATCAAATTTTTGATAGAATGGAAAAAAAAGGGACATAGAGTGGGTGTTCAATGTGGAACGTTGGAAATTATTGAGTACTAA
- a CDS encoding Gfo/Idh/MocA family protein: protein MSNYTKPIKWGIIGCGDVTEYKSGPAYQQTEGFTISAVMRRNTEKAKDYALRHKIDKYYDNADLLINDSNVDAVYIATPPDTHKLYGLKVAMAGKPCCIEKPLAPTYKDSLAIYEAFKAAKTPLFVAYYRRCLPRFTKVKSLLDKNTIGDLRHVSWQLSKPPSSIDLSKADNWRTNPDVAPGGYFDDLASHGLDLFTWLLGNVKKVNGISLNQQGLYKAKDAFTACWLHENNVTGSGFWNFGSSQNVDKVSLWGSKGEIVFSIFNENPIVLNLEGKISEIEIKHPKHVQLHHVESMRNQLFDNVMAPSNGETATHTSWIMDHIVGDLQSF, encoded by the coding sequence ATGTCAAATTACACTAAACCCATAAAATGGGGCATTATAGGTTGTGGAGATGTAACAGAATATAAAAGTGGACCAGCCTATCAACAAACAGAAGGATTTACTATTTCAGCAGTAATGCGGCGTAATACTGAAAAAGCAAAAGATTATGCTTTGCGTCATAAAATAGATAAATACTATGATAATGCCGACTTGCTTATTAATGATAGTAATGTTGATGCTGTTTATATTGCTACTCCACCAGACACACACAAATTGTATGGATTAAAAGTTGCAATGGCAGGTAAACCCTGTTGTATTGAAAAACCATTGGCCCCTACATATAAAGATAGCCTTGCCATCTATGAAGCATTTAAGGCAGCAAAAACACCTTTATTTGTAGCTTATTATAGACGTTGCCTTCCTCGCTTTACCAAAGTTAAAAGCTTGTTAGATAAAAATACTATAGGAGATTTAAGACATGTTAGTTGGCAATTAAGTAAGCCTCCAAGCTCAATAGATTTGTCAAAAGCAGATAATTGGCGTACGAATCCTGATGTCGCCCCAGGTGGTTATTTTGATGATTTAGCCAGTCACGGCCTCGATTTATTTACATGGTTGTTAGGTAACGTAAAAAAAGTAAACGGCATTAGTTTAAATCAACAAGGATTATATAAAGCTAAAGATGCTTTTACAGCGTGCTGGCTGCATGAAAACAACGTTACTGGCAGTGGCTTTTGGAACTTTGGTAGCTCACAGAACGTAGATAAAGTTTCCCTTTGGGGAAGTAAAGGAGAAATAGTTTTCTCCATTTTTAATGAAAACCCCATTGTATTGAATCTAGAGGGTAAAATATCTGAAATTGAAATTAAGCATCCTAAGCACGTACAATTACATCATGTAGAGAGTATGAGGAATCAACTATTTGATAACGTAATGGCCCCTTCTAACGGAGAAACAGCAACCCACACCAGTTGGATAATGGATCACATAGTCGGGGATCTTCAATCATTCTAA
- a CDS encoding TonB-dependent receptor plug domain-containing protein: MYRIVFLLIILFNSSTICLSQSKTVHGKVYAFKNLALQNIKVVSKKSKLSVLTDSLGNYTINCKSKDRLIFLGAGFEKVIKRVNNKDTINIKMVLKEDDKSIAEAKEFGHVSESNLSYSLANYAEYNNDFSNYPDIFAMLQGKFPGIQIINSPLGRKIQIRGKNSITGSSDALYVIDGVISQSIENIEPFNVKTIKILKNAAIYGARGGSGAIVITTRIK, from the coding sequence ATGTATAGAATTGTATTTTTACTAATCATTTTATTTAATTCATCTACAATATGCCTTAGTCAAAGCAAAACTGTTCATGGCAAGGTTTATGCTTTTAAAAATTTAGCTCTACAGAATATAAAAGTAGTATCTAAAAAATCAAAACTATCTGTATTGACGGATTCTCTAGGTAATTATACTATTAATTGTAAATCCAAAGACAGATTAATCTTTTTAGGAGCTGGATTTGAAAAAGTGATAAAAAGAGTTAATAATAAAGATACAATTAATATTAAAATGGTCTTAAAAGAGGATGATAAATCAATCGCCGAAGCGAAAGAATTTGGTCATGTATCTGAATCAAACCTTTCTTATTCATTGGCAAATTACGCTGAATACAATAATGATTTCTCCAATTATCCAGATATTTTCGCAATGCTACAAGGAAAATTTCCAGGTATACAAATAATCAATAGTCCACTTGGTAGAAAAATTCAAATTAGAGGTAAAAACTCTATAACAGGAAGTTCAGATGCTCTTTATGTAATTGATGGCGTTATTAGCCAAAGTATAGAAAACATAGAGCCTTTTAATGTTAAAACGATCAAAATATTAAAAAATGCCGCTATTTATGGTGCACGTGGGGGTAGTGGTGCCATAGTAATTACAACTAGAATAAAATAA
- a CDS encoding flavodoxin family protein: protein MNFSNLSVIYINCSLKKSPQISHTETLMKVSQNILKKENVVYETIRLIDEEVAVGIYPDMTEHGYHKDAWPEIFEKIMAADILIVGTPIWLGEKSSEAQKLIERLYAMSSKTNDKGQYIFYGKVGGCMITGNEDGVKHCAMGILYALQHVGYSIPPQADSGWIGKVGPGPSYGDTEWKDEKLNIPVGFDSDFTNRNTTFMTYNLLHLAKMLKENKGYSSYGNSREKWDDGTHWAFENPEYR, encoded by the coding sequence ATGAATTTTTCAAATCTTTCAGTTATTTATATTAATTGTTCATTAAAAAAATCACCTCAAATAAGTCATACTGAAACCTTAATGAAGGTCTCTCAAAATATCTTAAAAAAAGAAAATGTTGTTTATGAAACCATTAGGTTGATAGATGAAGAGGTTGCTGTAGGTATCTATCCAGACATGACTGAACATGGTTACCATAAAGATGCTTGGCCAGAAATCTTTGAAAAGATTATGGCCGCAGATATATTAATTGTTGGAACACCAATTTGGTTAGGTGAGAAATCTTCTGAAGCTCAAAAACTTATTGAACGTTTGTATGCTATGAGTTCTAAAACGAATGATAAAGGGCAATACATATTTTATGGAAAAGTTGGTGGTTGTATGATAACAGGGAATGAAGATGGTGTTAAACATTGTGCAATGGGTATTTTATATGCATTACAACATGTTGGTTACTCCATACCACCGCAAGCAGATTCTGGTTGGATTGGTAAGGTTGGCCCTGGACCAAGTTATGGTGATACAGAATGGAAAGACGAGAAATTAAATATTCCAGTTGGTTTTGATTCAGATTTTACCAATAGAAATACTACATTTATGACCTATAACTTATTGCATTTGGCAAAAATGCTAAAAGAGAATAAGGGATATTCCAGTTATGGAAATTCTAGGGAAAAATGGGACGACGGCACGCATTGGGCTTTTGAAAATCCGGAATACAGATAA
- a CDS encoding Na(+)-translocating NADH-quinone reductase subunit F, with protein sequence MVPLTEQELHNLGMNIVGEKLQQMGYEFVAINSKLKSHPQYVLYKKGEPTIFVLVKVTSNIQNAQDYDIIWMETFKQHAIKQNAKVWFAGVGIANAESVEMPVFKDQPYYMAFDEFVKVLD encoded by the coding sequence ATGGTACCACTTACGGAACAAGAGCTTCATAATCTAGGAATGAATATTGTTGGAGAAAAATTGCAACAAATGGGCTATGAGTTTGTGGCAATTAATAGTAAGCTTAAAAGTCATCCACAATATGTGCTTTATAAAAAGGGAGAACCTACTATTTTTGTGTTGGTTAAAGTGACTTCTAACATACAAAATGCCCAAGATTACGATATCATTTGGATGGAAACCTTTAAGCAACATGCTATTAAACAAAATGCAAAGGTTTGGTTTGCAGGAGTGGGTATTGCTAATGCAGAGAGTGTAGAAATGCCAGTATTCAAAGATCAGCCGTACTATATGGCCTTCGATGAGTTTGTTAAGGTGTTGGATTAA